The DNA segment AGATATGAATGCCACCTGCAATCTATTCAAATCTTACAAGAAATACAAACCTTCAGGATCCTAGAGACCCGTTTTGATTTTTATCAGTTTGTGGTTTCAAGATTATCCATATAGCTCCCAATAGAAGAATAATAACAAATAATAAGGAACACAGACATATAAGTTACTTCAACATTTCAACTTAGTTAACCAATCAAATAGACAAAATTAACAACAGCAGCTGCTTGGTGTGGACAGCTTGAAAATAATATGTTTCATTTTGAATTATTTTGACTATTTATCTCTTTTTATTATGTACTTCAATAGGATGGAGATACCAAGCCATGGTAAAAATGTGAATTCCGATAGTGAAGATGAGAACAATGACTCAAATGAGGAAGATTGGTTAGATGATGAGAAACGGTTTTTACTACTATGCGGTTTAGTCGTCAAAGGGGTGATGGTAGTACACAATATGATGAATATCCCACGTATCCCTTGTCGCACTTCCTGTCGTACAGGAAATATTTTTATTCAAGAAATACTCAATGGTCATCCTAGACGTTGTTATGAAGATTTCAGGTTACATGTTGATGTTTTCAAGAGCTTATGTTCGGATCTTAGAATGCACTACAACCTAAAGGAGACACGTAATGTATCTATTGAAGAGTCTGTTGGTATTTTTTTGTTGATATTAGCACACGGATGTGGAAATAGACTAGCTCAAGAAATTTTCAATCATTCAGGAGAAACTATTCATAGGCATTTCCATCGTGTTTTAAGAGCGGTGCTTAAGCTTAGCGGGGACATCATCATGCCTAAAGCAAACTACAATGATGAAGTACCTCCACAACTCTTAAACAACTCTCGGTATTACCCCATGTTCAAGGTGTGTTCTATTTTTTTACTTCAAATTTCAGAATTAATACTTTGTCTATAGTATTGTGAATTAGTAAGTAGTGTTTTGTATCTATAGGATTGCATTGGTGCTATTGATGGAACACATGTTAAGGCATCAGTTCAAGAGCATGAACAAGCAAAATATATTGGTAGAAAAGGATATGCAACCCAAAATATCATGGCAGCGTGTGATTTTAATATGTGTTTTACATTTGCATGGGCGGGATGGGAAGGCACTGCACATGACACAAGAATTTTTTTAGAAGCATTACGTAAGCCAGAGGTGAAATTTCCTCGTCCAACGGGTGGTTAGtattattttatgtatgttttatgCTATATATTTTTACTTAACCCATTGCATTGAAGTACAAGGTCAATTTATACAGATAAGTACTATGTTGTTGATGCCGGGTACCCTAATACCAGAGGTTATCTTGCTCCTTATAAAGGAAATGATGTTCGCTATCATATACCTGATTTTCGTCGAGGTCAAACAGCTGCCCAACGCGCTCCGAAAGGACTAAAAGAGACATTTAACTACTATCACTCATCTTTAAGAAATGTGATCGAACGGACATTTGGAGTATGGAAGGCAAGGTGGGCAATATTAAAAGATATGCATGTTAATTACTCTTATGAAACACAGGTCGACATTGTGATAGCATCCATGGCAATTCACAACTACATTAGGATGAAAGgtcattttgatgaagcatttaaCAAAGCACAACAAGAAACCTATCGTCCAACCCGAGATGTTGAAAGTGATACATCCATCAGAATTAATGG comes from the Helianthus annuus cultivar XRQ/B chromosome 4, HanXRQr2.0-SUNRISE, whole genome shotgun sequence genome and includes:
- the LOC110937839 gene encoding uncharacterized protein LOC110937839 codes for the protein MEIPSHGKNVNSDSEDENNDSNEEDWLDDEKRFLLLCGLVVKGVMVVHNMMNIPRIPCRTSCRTGNIFIQEILNGHPRRCYEDFRLHVDVFKSLCSDLRMHYNLKETRNVSIEESVGIFLLILAHGCGNRLAQEIFNHSGETIHRHFHRVLRAVLKLSGDIIMPKANYNDEVPPQLLNNSRYYPMFKDCIGAIDGTHVKASVQEHEQAKYIGRKGYATQNIMAACDFNMCFTFAWAGWEGTAHDTRIFLEALRKPEVKFPRPTGDKYYVVDAGYPNTRGYLAPYKGNDVRYHIPDFRRGQTAAQRAPKGLKETFNYYHSSLRNVIERTFGVWKARWAILKDMHVNYSYETQVDIVIASMAIHNYIRMKGHFDEAFNKAQQETYRPTRDVESDTSIRINGTQEDITTRRRQDDLYMSLVRERIAKDIMQSN